GGGTCGCCCGTGCTCTTACCATTCAAGTTTGCGGGGGCTTACCCGCTAAGGCTCTAACGGGCCAGGTAGCCGCCATCCACCGCGTAGTACGAACCGGTGACAAATGAGGCTTTGTCCGAGCTAAGCCAGATCACCAGCTCAGCGACCTCCTCCGGCCTGCCCAGACGACCGATCGGGTGCAGCGAGACCAGCATGTCGTTCAGCGCTTTGTCCTGCTCCAGCGCGCTGATCATCGGTGTGCTGATGAAAGCTGGACCAATGGCATTGATGCGGATGCCCTGCGGCGCATACTCGACCGCCGCCGTGCGCGTCAGGCCGACAACGCCATGCTTGGCCGCCACATATGCCGGCGCACCAGCAAAAGCCACCTGCCCCAGAATCGACGCCATGTTCACGATCGCGCCACCGCCACCGCGCAGCATGGCCGGAATCTCGTACTTCATGCAGTAGAACACGCCCGACAGGTTGATGGCGATCACCCGCTGCCAGCCTTCGATGCTCTGGGCTGCTGTAGGATTGGATTCACCGGCGATGCCGGCGTTATTGCAAGCGTAGTCCAGCCGTCCGTATGCCTCCAGTGTTTTGTTGACCAGTGCCTCACACTGTGCTGGATCGCTCACATCAGCCCTGACGAACATCGCCTCGCCACCAGCGGTCTTGATCAGTCGGACAGTCTCCTGTCCGCCCCGCTCGTCAACATCCGAAACCACGACCTTTGCCCCTTCACGGGCGTACAATTCCGCCGTGGAACGACCAATGCCGGAAGCTGCACCAGTGACCAGAGCGACTTTACCGGTAAACTCTGCCATCGCGATACTCCTTCCATGACACTGCGATGTTCAGAGCATAACCGGTCAGATCGCCCACGGCCAGCGATTTAGGATGTTTCTCATAGAAATTTCATGCGAGTGACGCAGTAATTTGTGACAAATTTCACATATAGAACAACCGAGCGCGAGATCACACCGTTCACACGTCAGCAACGATCACCCGCGCCCGGTGCAACGTCACTCCCTGCTGGCGGCCATGTGGGCTACCCGGCCATCAATCGCCAGCTGCCGGCGCCGACTCGCTGGCCAGAGCGCGCTCGGCGTTGGGCGCTGCCGCCGCCCGGAACCCTGTGTACATCAACACCGCCGCCAGCAATTCGCCGATATAAAGATACTGGCCGATGCCCAGACGAGTCAGCGAGCTGGCAAACCCGATCGACAGCGCCCCTGCCGCGATCAGGATGTTGCCGATCACCCGGTTAGGCAGCACGCGCTTGCGCCAGAACAGATAGGCCGAATAGATCGCGCCGCCCGCCAGGGTCAACAGACCATAGATGTTGAAGAATGGCGTCGTCATCCGCACCGGCGCACCGGGTGGCATGATCTGGCGGTACTGCTCGCTGATGGCCACCCCCGGCTGGAACTGGCCAGCGTCCAGCGGCGTGGCCAGCATCAGCCCGGTCACCGCCAGACTACCCACAACAAGGATCACCGTCAGGACATCTGTCCAGCGCCGCCGACCAAAGAGCAATTTGACCGTCCCGTGGCCAAGCCAGGCAGCGTTCAGCACCGCGCCGCCCAGATACCACAGGTAAAAGACCAGCGGACTCCAGGCCAGGGCCAGGTAAGCCTCCGCAAAACTCCCCAGACCAAAAAGCGCCAGGCCAATCCCCCAGAACAGGAAGGCCGGACGGCGGCGCACCACATAGCGCTGCAGCACCGAAGCTGTGAAGATGAACATCACAAAGGTCGACAGGAAGGGCAGGACATTGTTGAGCGACATGGTTGGAAGGCTCCTTTGTGCGAAGACGAACAGCGACCCAGAGGCTAAGCCCAGGGAATAACCCCGGTCATAACCCCAAACGCGAAAACGATCAGGGCGACGGTGATAACCGCCAGCACTACAAACAGGATCGGGATGAACCGGTTATAGAGCGTGGACTCTGCCGGGGTCTTGTGTGGCTTATGGCGTTGATCGGGTCCCCGATTAGACATGCGGCACTCTGCTGAAGCTCCAGTAAACTACATGAAAATGACAATGGATGGCAAGATTACTCACTTTTCAGGAATTTGCAATAGATAGAAATCACCTGTGCTTCGTCGGGATGCATCCAGGGAACAAAACAGGGGCGCTTCCCACCCCTGCTCGCTGGCGGCCAGATTAGCAGTCACTGCTTACCCTGCACCGGGATCGCCCCCTTCGGCTCCTCGGGCCGGGATAGCCGGGAGGGCCTGCCTGCCCGGCGCGCGCCACAGCTGCACCAGCAGCGTCCCCAGCGCCGCCAGCACCAGCCCGGCAATCGCCTTGCCGTCCAGCGCCTCCCCCAGGAATAGCCAGGCCAGCACAGCGATCTGGATCAGCATGGTGTTATTGATCACGCTCGACTCGGCGGCGGAGAGCACCTGCAGCGCCAGGTTCCACAGGGTGAAGGCCAGCGCCGTGTTGACCAGCGCTAGCGCCGCGATCAGCAGCCAGCTCTGCGCCGTGAGGACGGGCCAGCCTTCGACCGCCAGGCCAAGCGCCAGCATCAGCAGCACGCCGATGCCCATGCTGACAGCAGTCACCACCAGCGGCGGCAACGCCCCGCCCCGGTTGACCGCCCGCCCCAGTACGGAAGACACGGAATTAGCCAGCATGCCACTGACCACAGCGATCACGCCAACCGCCTGCGCCGCCGGGAAGCCGATCGGATGCAGATAGATCACCGCGCCGACCAGAGACACCGCCACGCCCACCCACTGCCAACCGGTCAGGTGTTCCTTCAGGAAGACCATGCCCAGCAGGGCGATGGTCACGGCAGAGAAGTTAAGAAACAGGCTGACCGTCGCCGAAGGCAGGCGATCCAGCGCGATGAACTGCGTACCCTGGGTGATCGCATAGTAGATCACGCCCAGCGCGGTCAGCCGCAGCCAGTCGACGGCGGACAGGCGGCGCAGCACCGCCCGCCGTGCCGGGCTGAGCAACGTCAGCGGCAGCAGCACCAGGAAGGCCAGCGCGTAGCGCAGCCCGGCGAAGGTCAACGGGGGGATGTCCTCCCGCAACCCGATTTTGATCAGGACAAAAGACGTAGACCACAGGAATGTCACAAACAGCGCCAGCAACACTGCCCGGACATGTGCTGAACCCTGCCGCTGAAGCATCGACACGCCTCCGCAAATGCAAGCCCCCGCTGACCATCCCCGCCCGGCACGACATCACCACTGTGCGATCATGTTGCCGGGAAGGCCAAACAGCCTATCATAGAGAGATGACGCACCGCCACCATACCACAAGTCTTTTATCCAGCAAGGAGATCAACTCGAACCATGGCCGACGCCGTCACGCTTGACAGCGTATGCAAATCTTTCGGCGCGCTGCAGGCTGTACAGGACTTCTCCCTGCGCATCCCTGCCGGGATCACCTATGGCCTGCTCGGCCCCAACGGCGCGGGCAAAACCACCCTGATCCGCCTGATTGTCGGCCTGCTACGCGCTGACAGCGGCAGCGTGACCGTGCTGGGGCGCCGGATGCCGGACAAGGACATGTTGGCCCATATTGGCTACATGACCCAGACGCCAGCCATCTACAGCGATCTGACCGTCCGCGAGAATGTGGCCTTCTTTGGAACGATGGCTGGCGGCGTCAGCCCGGCGCGCGTGAACGAGGTGATCGCCCTGGTGGGCCTGAGCGACCGCGCCGATAGCCTGGCGCGGACGCTCTCCGGCGGTATGAAGCAGCGCACCTCGCTGGCCTGCGCCCTGGTTCACCAGCCGCGCCTGCTCCTGCTGGATGAGCCGACCGTCGGCGTCGACCCGCAGTTGCGCGTCCAGTTCTGGGACTACTTTCGCCAGCTAAACGCCCAGGGCGTGACGATCATCCTCTCCAGCCATGTAATGGACGAAGCTGAACGCTGTGACCGGCTGGGCTTCATCCGCCAGGGGCAACTGATCGCGCAAGGGAGCGGTCCCGAATTGCTCGCCCAGGCAGGCGCCCGGACGCTGGAAGAAGCCTTTCTGGCCTTCGCCGGAACCGTTCAGGAGCGCCCGTTACAGGAGAGGATGCCGGCATGAACCGGAAACGTGTGATCACACTGGCCGGGCGGGT
This genomic interval from Anaerolineae bacterium contains the following:
- a CDS encoding ABC transporter ATP-binding protein, with protein sequence MADAVTLDSVCKSFGALQAVQDFSLRIPAGITYGLLGPNGAGKTTLIRLIVGLLRADSGSVTVLGRRMPDKDMLAHIGYMTQTPAIYSDLTVRENVAFFGTMAGGVSPARVNEVIALVGLSDRADSLARTLSGGMKQRTSLACALVHQPRLLLLDEPTVGVDPQLRVQFWDYFRQLNAQGVTIILSSHVMDEAERCDRLGFIRQGQLIAQGSGPELLAQAGARTLEEAFLAFAGTVQERPLQERMPA
- a CDS encoding DMT family transporter; the encoded protein is MLQRQGSAHVRAVLLALFVTFLWSTSFVLIKIGLREDIPPLTFAGLRYALAFLVLLPLTLLSPARRAVLRRLSAVDWLRLTALGVIYYAITQGTQFIALDRLPSATVSLFLNFSAVTIALLGMVFLKEHLTGWQWVGVAVSLVGAVIYLHPIGFPAAQAVGVIAVVSGMLANSVSSVLGRAVNRGGALPPLVVTAVSMGIGVLLMLALGLAVEGWPVLTAQSWLLIAALALVNTALAFTLWNLALQVLSAAESSVINNTMLIQIAVLAWLFLGEALDGKAIAGLVLAALGTLLVQLWRAPGRQALPAIPARGAEGGDPGAG
- a CDS encoding SDR family oxidoreductase, encoding MAEFTGKVALVTGAASGIGRSTAELYAREGAKVVVSDVDERGGQETVRLIKTAGGEAMFVRADVSDPAQCEALVNKTLEAYGRLDYACNNAGIAGESNPTAAQSIEGWQRVIAINLSGVFYCMKYEIPAMLRGGGGAIVNMASILGQVAFAGAPAYVAAKHGVVGLTRTAAVEYAPQGIRINAIGPAFISTPMISALEQDKALNDMLVSLHPIGRLGRPEEVAELVIWLSSDKASFVTGSYYAVDGGYLAR